Sequence from the Rutidosis leptorrhynchoides isolate AG116_Rl617_1_P2 chromosome 3, CSIRO_AGI_Rlap_v1, whole genome shotgun sequence genome:
tattaataaataaaattattaagtGACGATCGAAATGGCTAGCACTAAACTGATCGCAACTTTGATCATTAATCAACTAAGTGTTATTACTAGGTAAATACTCTTCGTTACAATTGTATGTTTAGTTGTTCTTTTTTAAAACCTGACACTTCTTATTAATCTGCTACCGTATATAGCCCAGTTTTTCATGTGTCACGCTCAATAGATAAAAGTGAACTTTTTATGTACGAAATTTTACACATATAATATTAAGTCTAATAATATTAAAAAAGAACGACATACCATACCGGTATCACTAAAAATAAtggagatgattctcacacactactTTCTGATCCATCTACAATTTTATTTCATAAATTCACAGTTATACTCCTAAATTAACCTAGGgaattgaacttatattattattctaagtataattaagggtataaTAATATATTAGATGtagatggatcaaaaagtggtgtatGAGGATCTCCTCCCTAAAAATAAATGTATATTTTAGGCTCATTGAATATTGAGCCCTATTGGATATTGGCCTGTACGATCGCATATGTTGTGTACCCCAATATCCAGCTCCGCCCGTTTGTTAATTTTATGATCCAACAATAATGTTTTTTGTTAAATTGTATAGACGTGGATTCAGTTCAGTGACACAATGGAGTGTAACCGGAAACATGAGGGGAAGTGGAGTTGCGATAATGAAAAAAGGAAGTGAAGAGTCGAAGAAATCGACTCCATGGGTTCCAGATCCCGTTACAGGTTATTACAAGCCTGAAGGTCAAACTAACCAAGTTGATGCGGCCGAGCTACGTGAGCTGCTTCTAAAACAAAAAACTCGTGGACAATAATTGAGTTAATTGAATGTTTGATACGTTAAAAGATGAATATGAAGTAAGAGGATGAAACTGTGTCACCAACCATACTTCAGAAACAAGAAATAAGTGCAGATAACAAGATTTTTTTAATCTCAAATCACATCACATTAGTATGAAATTTGTTGTGATAATGTCTGTTTGGAACTTTCGATATTCACTCTGTAAGATCCATTACAGCTTAAAGTAGCTACTATTAGTGAACTCTAATCCTTCATTGAGCTCATGTTATGCCATTCAGTTACTTTTAAATCATGTATATGATAATAGATATTACACAATTACAAACACAATCTTCAGCTAAAACTAACTATCAATCATCATCCAGATTCAAGAAACGCTACGAATTCAGACACGAAAACATGACAAAAGCATCCAAAACAGACTCAAATCGTTCTTAATCTATCAGCTTATCAATAAACTCTTAAACGGCATCAAATTTACTTTGTACCTTCTAAGCAAATTCAATAAACTGATAAGTAGTGCATATAATAAGCTAGAACATAacatttatttgcctttttatcaaGATCAACCTTAACAACCATTGGTCATCTAAACAAATATAGATCAAACATAAAAAATACAACGAAATGCAACTCAAATTGCAATTGGGTGTCTCTAAACTGATCCTACATTACAGACTTATCAGCTTACTTTTATAAGCCTTTTCAAATTTGAATAAACCCATAAGCTCGTAAACGAGCGAAAACCTGCTTAAacgctaaaccctaaatcctaaacagaGGAAACGACCGATTTCTCCCAATCTTCAATTGACTAAATTCACCATCACCAGCACCATTACAATCCATACCACATCCACATTGGGGACAATCTTCAAAATTACCAATCGGAAAACTAGCAGAAGCAATCCCAACTGAAAAACCTAACTCACTATCCGTAGTATAAACTTCAACAATATTTAACCAAAAGATAAACACTTTAACACTAACTCCGGTTAAATTCTTTAACTTGCCGTTAGATATAACTCCACTAATTGTTGATTGATATTTCAGATCATAAGTACCTTCTAATTTAAAACTACAAGTACCGTTGAAAAAGGCTTTGAATTGTCCTGTAGATTCATCGAGTTCGTAACCTGTGACGTCGATTGGGAGTATGCCTTTTGGGAATCCGTACGATTCGATTACTTCGTAGACAGTAAGGTTGTTGACGGCGGCGTTGGTGATGGAGGTGGCGATGAGGATTGAGATTGTGAAGATGATGGTGATCGATGACATTGTTGTAATATCTTGATTTTTGATCTTAGGGTTTGATGGGTTtttaaatttgggggttttggtgtGCACGTGGTGCGGTGATAAAGAGATTGAGAGGTGGATAGCTTAACGACGTTATTAGGGTGTTCTCAATGGTGACACACTTTCTCTTCAGGATTAGTTGTTACATCAGCACTTTTTTTCTAGAACTAACTAAAGACTAAACACTACTAACAATGACATACTTACTCAAATAATTTGAGATTCActatactaattaattaattaaatgtacaaCTAAAGAAGCAAAATGTACCAAACATATAACAAGATTCCTACGTCCACaaatctgtgatgacccgaaaattttcgactaaatttaaacttcaatctttatattactccgacacgataagcaaagtttgttaagttgaatctcaaggattttaaaactgtgttcatacattcatttaacctcgaccaaatttcgacgattcacgaaccaatatataaataaatatgattatatatatatatatatatatatatatatatatatatatatatatatatatatatatatatatatatgtatatatattataacttgagaacgttaataaggtattagatgtataatactttacatgaacgtactttgtttcaatataagtttattatatttatcgatgagattaaaagatattTACAAAGTCCCTTATGGATCAtgttattattacaagtctctgttacgaggcccacgttgatttgagaaatcgtttctttttaacggtattcggaataaatggtaaagtaatttacaagtgaaaacaaagtgtcacttatcgagagttagataaaagttagtggaggaCTAAATTTCTTATATCTACTTGATTTAGTtccaaacgtgcgaaaacgtttttcgatataatagaatttgattaataaaatgtctttgtttaaataacgtaatttgaatatacaataagttgtaatattaattattagaatttgatatataaataatttGCAACATATATTTAAACATgttgatattaaatatatatatatatatatatatatatatatataacgacccgactttttcgacttgcttttgtgccttgtgttttagcgaaactgcgtatttgtgcgtactgtgctactttatactctggaatctttatacacatggcttactttcatttatgtgttaaaacgtgcctttaagtacgtaggatacttaacttgatcaccgaaaacctttatgaccgttagtgtcacttgacgttacgaacaaactgcgtacttcgtacaagtttaacttttgtcgtaatcgaaatattatgactacgaaatcttaattattatttcataataataattacttgggtttatggatgcttaattacgcgtagtaatttacttatgcttactagttagtcttgttggactttctaccttgttgggccttagcccaccctacactagttagtggactatataattagcccaattattattagctagtgacccattaatatgtaagacaaatgcccatttattagagggaacacgctagcatttatgtcaagtattatcattaatgttgcatgagatcctaacataagcaccaactttagacaaccattaaccaaaaagcaatcttttgtcccccttgtcccccctctaCATCACGGCCCAAACCCCCTCCCctcaccccattcacctataaatactagccttattccatccattttacacttgcttttacttgtaattcacacacactcactctctaattctctctctagtctttctctctctaaaaagtgtaagtattttgaatttctcttcttcttcttcttctccttctcatcatcacgaattcatcatcatcatcatgggtctagctttttagcttttgatcttgattacatcttgtagattcaaacatggatttgaatccttcaagaacatggaagattcaagctttctagctttgaatcttcacctactttgtagatctatatcttttaactttaaatcttgttattttgttataaagattcaaacttgtgtttgtaatcttcatgtaacttaaagatccaagctttatgcttcaagatcttcaagaacaaccaagatgcaagctttctagcttggatcttcatatcttttgttggatctaagttttctaacttatgatctcattattttgttataaagatcaaaacttgtgtttatggtcttcatatagcttaaagatccaagctttatgcttcaagatcttcaagaacactaaaggttcaagctttctagctttgtgaccttaaaacttgtgtgaaagggatctaagctctctagcttagggttccatcacttaatttgacttagattatgttcacacttgcttgattgaagtaaagtttgtagctttagttgtaaatgtaacttgtaattgtgttaagactaaggatatgatgttaccttggttcatcatccatctaagactcttaaatgagttgtgttcttacttggtcttaacatattatgtgttgatggtagaatcttggtcaaggtgatgctaacccgtcaacgagttgtacacttgaagctacaagcatcaaggatgagaaccgtgatgagcatcaggcactaagaaccccaccggagcaccttgcttactgttttcaggatctgatcagaccacctgggctactggaaagttaattttcagttatttcggttcgagtagatgattttccgtttagacctcgtcttaatccgagttacggtttaggatttatggccttccgaaagtcattacaccctattaacgttgtgctgaaatttctgacctactcgcacttaaaccgtctccactgtcaaacgaagacgagtttggttctgtaaattggtcagcaactaggggactcatatacggagccatagccactgattacgcatctttttgatttaggtcgtagcagctgaccgaagtcagcctattgtttcgatctctattcttgtcaaacttacttagcttttatgatgatggacgatgatgatgatgatgacacttaaacttattttatgcactattaaaacttatgaggataacatactgacctagtaacctttgacttaggttgacaacctttcggaccgacttactacttgcatactttcattatcgactttaccgctcttatcactgtgagttatagcatccctttttactttaattattttgggactgagaatacatgcgctttttacgttttacatactaggcacgagtacttaaactttatatatgtgtgggttatacaacggcataaactttccccttagctcggtaacgtttagtcattggtctttgaatcggtgaacgcgaatcttagatatggatccatagggtttgacatccccactcggactagtcgcgctagcatttaacgggtgtttaatactttgtaaacatacgcactcgccaactgTACTTTTAggaggttataaacgttaagttagttaccaagtgcccatggttaagcatatacttttcatactgttttggaacactgaaatctcgtggcctaccttacattactgttacaacttaaactatagctcaccaacattattgttaacgtttttaagcatgttttctcaggtgcttagaggtttgttgcttccgctgtttagacttgctgtcttgatgtttaaacttgctgttaaggacctgatgtgctagaattccgctgcataatcttagagatgtctcaatcatggaactttttctTTTGCATTTGTAGTttatattatttacaaataatgactttgtaacgacctttgtgtcacgttatcttttgtaaacgctatgtttttatgaatgcaaactggttttccaacagcatgtagtacttgaccgtgtaaagatcctgttgttgacgaatcgtacacgatggttttgtacggggcgtctcatttggtatcagagcattggttgtagggaattaggttgcattagtgagtctagaccggaccaagtagtattcactaataggactaatctataacttgctagtttacttgtttttgtggaacttactgcatgctgctgcttacttttactgctatatgacgtatactgctacttgattttcattactgcatgctattatctgctttcgatttgcatgatacttctgtacgacttgctattattgccatgctatttactgttatagatgacctagactgtcgtagttattttgcctaatacgtgcttgctttatgacttactgacatggaaaaagtcatttttccttgttcagatgtcggatgtcccgcccgttatcattttggagagcgactcagattcaccctccacctcgcctgccattattgccgattcacagatccagTCGTCGACatactccagtgactctggcgcttcgtactctggagccagtggccatgcacccgacccagtgatcaccacagacggacacgaggatccaccagagattccagctccactcatcccaggaccctcagagccacatcaccattccggtggtgttgtgattcccggggaatacggggacgttccgttccgtaatgagcataaccattgggctagacgccttcctgatggacgtgtcgtgccgattccgcctttcagatatcggattatgactaccggccgagcagagccacctccagctattttcgacgactcatcatccgacgactcaccctctgatgactccagtgacgaggattctgtcataccccatcctaatccatccagacgaagtccatatcgattataaatgattcacaacagttgattacatcgcgaggtacttggcctctatatgaaacattttacaaacattgcattcgtttttgaaaagacaaactttcattacatcgaaagttgacggcgtgcataccattttataatatatctaattataattgacttaataataatcttgatgaacgcaacgactcgaatgcacatcttttgaaatatgtcatgaatgactccaagtaatatctctaaattgagcaaatgcacagcgtaagatttcttttgtacctgagaataaacatgctttcaagtgtcaaccaaaaggttggtgagttcattagtttaacataattaatcatttcataattttaatagaccacaagatttcatatttccatttctcataaacatacgtcccgtgcatagagaccaaagtatcattcatatggattaaacacctggtaaccgaccttaacaagatgcatataagaatatccccatcattccgggatcctccttcggacatgatataaatttcgaagtactaaagcatccggtactttggatggggcttgctgggcccgatagatctatctttagagttcgcgtcaattagggtgtctgttccctaattcttagattaccagacttaataaaaaggggcatattcgatttcgataattcaaccatagaatgtagtttcacgtacttgtgtctatttcgtaaaacagttataaaaacagcgcatgtattctcagtcccaaaaatatatattgcaaaagcatttaaaaagggattaatgaaactcacacatataaatattgtaaaacagttaataaagcatttgcatgtattctcagtccaaaaatgtaaagagtaaaaagggcaaatgaaactcacctaatgtattttgtagtaaaaatacatagaacgacactgaacaagtatagagttggtcttggattcacgaacctatatcatttgtatatttattaaagtatgtaatggaaatcacataaattcatttattagtatttgttatttatataCCTTTTAGTTATATATATTTCATTCTAAATTCCATTAAAACATTTACCTATATTATATCttactttatatgttatatatatttattttgtatatatatttaaaatgattaatatctatatatttagttatatcaatatatctatatatattatatgatcagtaATATATCTAAAATCATTAGttagttatatgtaaatatttgtctAAATACTACTAATATAtttgatatattgtatatgaaatattaatgtacttttagtatatgtaaaaagtatattttatgtaaaaaaaatatttgtctgaaaaaaaaatgatagttttgataataatgaattactcataataataataataatattgataatgataatactaaatactCTTAGATGATAATACTCATAAatgtaaattatattaatgatattgataaccataacaaatataattataacaataataatcatatcaataataataataatagtaattaatattaataagtaataataataataataataaatcaatatgtaaagactacctcaaaataagcttcaaaaaaaaatataagttgctGTGCCAAGGTTCGAACCCTGGTCCCCTCGGTAACTCAAAACCCACTCAACCATCCAGCCATTCACGTTTTTCTGGAATATAAcccaacaattatgtatataaacccATATTACATTTGTTCTCTATTCTTCTTCCTCTTCAAGAAATACAATTCGATCAGAGGACAAACAACCTAATAATATCATCATCTGTAACACCATCATCATTATCAGTAACTCGTATCTCTAccaatattatcatcatcattatattatcatgatcaTGGTAATGATCATTCCTCATCCTCCTTTCTTCCATCATTCGAACAAAATAGAAAATTAAAGGTAGAAATTAACAGTGGCAGTAATAACAACGAACTAGAAAGGGTTTTGGTTTCTTTTGATATCCCAACTGTTGTAATAGAATTCAGATATTGGGTTACGGTGGTTGTCGGCTTTGTACTGGAAGAAGAAACAGAGAGAAAAAAACAGCAACATTTGATATCCTCACATATCACGATCGATTTCCAGTTTCTATCTGCATCTTTTCAGCCCAATAATTTAAATACAAGGCCCAACAACAATTACTGATCCAACAACAATCAAGTTACGGCCCAAGTGTGGTTTTAATTCGGCAAGAAAAAAAAAGAATGAACGTGATAAACCTATCCTTTATGAAATTACAAGTGGGTTTAATTAATTTATAGAGTGTCGGCCACAAGAGGGAAAAAGAAAATGTGTGGGGTTCTTGGAGATTGACATAAAAATGATCCAGACTGCATCAATTATCCCATCAATATCGTTTATTAATCCTCATCAATTATCACGTCCATTATTGCTATTGTTCATCACCACTCTCATTAACTTCATCGTAATAGTGAACAGCAAGGAACAAAGCAGATACGTCGGTTTACTGAGCAAGAATAATAGTGAGGGAGAGATATATTGGTGATAATGGTGGTAACCAAATGGGTGATGGTTTAACGGTTTGAGTTTGGAATGTTTGATCGAAAACAAAAAATTTAAATAGGTGATTCTTGGTGGCGTGTTGAGAAGTCTTGGTGATTTGTTGGTGGTGGTTAACGAAGGTGAAGGTGAAGGTGATCAATGGTTTCAGTGATGTCATACGATGAAGGATATGGTAATAGTTTTAAATGGATGGCGTATCAACGAGAGATAATGGTGTATGGATTTTACGTTGTGTGCATCGTTCATGTGTGTGGCATTCAAGCTGCAgcaaatataaaataacaattgAAAAGAACAACAAGCGTGGTGTGGTGATGTGGTGGTTATGGGTGATGATTAAGTGGGCTTGTTAATGATGAAGGTTCTCATGATTTTGGTTAGAGATGATGGTGTTCGGTTTGATTCATAGAACAAGACAGAAAATAGTAGGTGATGGGTTGTTGGGTTGGGTCTTGATTTTCGTTGTGCAGAAATAAGTAGAAGAAGAGTTAAGTTGGTGATGGTGGTTGTAGtttaatcaaaacagaaaaatagattGTAGTAGTAAATAATATGGGGTTGTGTTTGAAAGGAATAGATGAATGGTTGTAGCAATGATAATTTGTGATGATGAAGGGTTTACATAAGGTGTCGATAGAATTGAGTCAAGAAGAAAACaaacaaaagaaaaataaagaagatAAAGACATGTAACAGATTTTGGATTGATTTACTGAATGAGCTCATGATTTGTACGATTAATCACATCATCTACAGATTGAAagtgaaatcaaattgaattactTTGGATCGAGTGATACAGATAGCTAAAGGATAGAGGAAACagctttttatatttatatctttttttatagataatattaACAAAGAAATATAATGATTTGTACTGAATTTTGTATTGTAATGAAATTCGATTCTGACCTCTAACAAATCTTAGACAGTAACAAAAAGATAAAAAGTGTGAAAGTGATTTACAACCGATTCAAAATCCAAATTGAGTACGTAtgaatttatttatattaataattaaaaaaaattgtaattatattaataataattaaatttctattaatatagatttaataataataatattaattttatcattatcaaataattcaacatgattttagtaatattataaataataaattgtattatcatCTActctttataataatgataataatttataataataataattatgagtaatgttatctaataataatactaataataatcataataacaaaacTTAAAGTTTTACTACaagctataataataatgatatatagattcatttttaattaacaattttattatatcgtttactcttttacaattaaatcatatatcattttatatttcaaattggcatatatatttatatatatttatatttatcaaagtATCTGTTTACAAttggttgttcatgaatcgtcgggaacagtcgaaggtcaaatgagttcatgaaacagttcaaaaattttgagactcaattttacagactttgctaatcgtgtcgggaacatataaagattaaagtttaaatttgatcagaaatttccgggtcatcacagtacctacccgttaaagaaatttcgtcccgaaatttgagtgaggtggtcatggttaacaataaaaaatgttttcatgacgaatatgagttgataaatagggttttatcatcattgagtaatatagataaaataattcgattactcgaagagtacgagtgaagctatcgcaagagattgaaataaagacatagagattcgtcttaacttttgacgtagataggattgatttccaagtttcaagagatttggagaaaatcttcataataagatttgattcttcggtaatcaagggaattaggatccgctttaaatacgatcatctgttttgcttgtttctgtcggatattttactatatatccactcccatcatttccttacaactcacaccttttattcttccttcctcaaatcatactttaaaacatttgtcaatatgctccatccagtattgattcttgatatactcctaactttcatatctgtcattcttctctttcatctaccatcggaggattttatttacttttactattaccttgaggttatagaaattttaattttcccgtgcctttacgtggcaatacgtatttatatgcacggtttgtaatttatgtgttgttgtcgagctttaaattttcttttatattcaaaagttccatagttttgtctcctcttcccgactttaagtcaagcgaataatggtccagaattcatatagattttgaaatgaacatagttaatgttctaagaaggaaatcgtaatggcacgatcttgatttatcaaattaccagaatatccgaaaagatagaactatcagaagatatgttcttactatgtttagagattgagtagaatgcaagagtcgtgtaaatggtacatgatgatggtactgtgaatcatcacgtttcattaggaactcagcatgaattactgtaatataatcacgttgatcaagtgtcattatattatactaactcatgcatcagttcccaacattacttcaataacattcatattttaagctcgaaagtttacagaatatagaaactaacaatttctatataatgtaatactgataacacgaagagattaatgatttcagataagaatagttataaaaatatcttcagaaatatggaggatatttataatgaaagatat
This genomic interval carries:
- the LOC139899409 gene encoding uncharacterized protein At5g01610-like, giving the protein MSSITIIFTISILIATSITNAAVNNLTVYEVIESYGFPKGILPIDVTGYELDESTGQFKAFFNGTCSFKLEGTYDLKYQSTISGVISNGKLKNLTGVSVKVFIFWLNIVEVYTTDSELGFSVGIASASFPIGNFEDCPQCGCGMDCNGAGDGEFSQLKIGRNRSFPLFRI